In Deltaproteobacteria bacterium, the DNA window CCTGTTAGGGCTGGAAGAGAGGGAAATCAGGGAAAAAGAAGACGCGATTATCGAGTTTTCCGAATTGGGAGACGTCATTGACCGGCCTGTGAAGACATATTCATCGGGAATGTATCTCCGGCTGGGGTTTTCCATTGCAACGAGTGTCGATCCTGAGATCCTGATCGTTGATGAGGCCCTGGCCGTGGGGGACCAGAGATTTCAGCAGAAGTGCGTTGACCGGATGGCAACATTCAGGAAGAGCAATAAGACCATCATTTTCTGCAGCCACAGCATGTATCTGGTAAATGAATTGTGTGCCGACAGTATCTGGCTGTATAACGGACGGGTCCGCGGCTATGGCAAGACATCTCATGTGGTTTCCGAATATCTCGCGTACATGGAGGATACCGGGGAAATGCACCCTCCACCGGTTAACGGGGGCCCTCGGGAAAGCGCCTCAAGGCCGGACGTGGTGATCGAAGAGATAAGGCTCCTGGACGATGAAGGCAAGCCATTCGAACAGATCGAGCAGTTTCAAGCCCTGATATTTCAGGTGCGGACCCGTTGCATCGGCCCACCCATAAGAGGACATGTGAGCATCGGATTTGAGACGATGGAGGGTCAGCGGATTTTTGCAACCACCACCAAGCTTTGCGGTCTGCGGCCGGTTGAGTTCACCGGGGAGAGAATTATCGAACTGGTGATCCCGTCCATCCCGGTGGTGGGAGGGATATACCGGGCCAGGGCGAGGGTGGGGGATGAACATGCCATGACGGTCATACACGAATTAAACAGCGAACCGTTCCAGATCGAGAGCGACCGTCCGGAAGTCGGCATGGTTTGGATGAAACACCTCTGGCGGTTTCCAGGCCCCAGCATCTGAGATGTGAGAACACTCGCTATTACCGTCAATTATAAGAGTTCAGACCTGACGCAGCAGGCGGTTCAATCGGTCCTGGACGCCGAATCCATGGGTCCGGTTCGAGTGGTGGTGGTGGACAACAGCGAGGACAGGGAGGAGGCAGAGAAATTACAACGATGTCTTCCTCCGGGAGTCGTCCTGCTGGCGAGTCCTGAGAATATCGGTTTTGGCCGTGCCTGCAACCTGGCCTTTGAACAGTTTGAAGGAGACCAGGTTCTCCTCCTCAATCCGGATGCCAGACTCCTGCCGGGCTGTCTGCGCCATCTTCAACAGCTCCTTTCTTCTTCCCCTCGTGTCGGGGCCGTCTCCCCACAGATCTTCTGGGATGATGCGCTCAATTTCTATCTCCCTCGGTCTATTCCCACAGCGCTGTTTGAATTTCAGGAGGCTTTTAGTTCACTAAATCCTCAGGCGCCCATAAACAGATTCCTGAGCGCTGCCTGGCGATATTCGTGTATCAGGGTCTGGCAATCTCGACACCCCGTCCGGGTAAGCAACCTTTCCGGCGGCCATGTCCTCTTGAAGAGAGAGGCCGTGATCCGGGCCGGAGGTCTGTTCGATCCCGGGTTCTTTCTCTATTTTGAGGACACTGACCTGTTTGTCCGCCTGAGAAAGAGGGGGTATCTCCTTTTGGTGGAACCCAGGGCCAAGGTGGTGCACTATGTGGACCAGTGCGGGGAAGATCGGGCGTGGAAACAACAGATGATGGTCCGATCTCGTGCGAGATTGCTGGAGAAGCATGCCTCCGGTTTCAGCCGTTGCGCAGGGAAGACGGCCGGTCGTTTGGGCCTGGGCTTGAGGGGCCGGAGCAAGGGGGTTCCGCCACCAAACTTCACAGCGCCCTTTGTCCTGAATGTGCCGCCATCCCTGCAGAAGAAATGGCTTTTTGAGGTGAGCCCCCACCCCAACTTTGTTCCGTCAGCAGGTCGTTTTGGAAAGGGCCCGCGGATGGTGTTTCCTCAGAAGCAGTGGAATCTTATGGCTCCCGGGCAGTATTTTGGGCGTTTGGGAAGTCCTGCAGGGTTTGGTAAACGATTTCTTACCGTATCCTGGTTCGTCGACAGCGGTATCTCAAGACCATGAAAAACGATCCCCTCATCTTTAATCTTCCGGCCCCGTTCAACTATTACCGGTTGATCTCCGACAGCGACCATCTCCATTTCGGGCTTTGGCCCGAGGAGACCCCGGAGATGATCTCTGTTGAAGAGGCATTGGAGAATATGTTCGATCGGCTGGTCTCCTGCCTGCCCGAACCGCCTGCCAGGATCCTGGACGTGGGCTGCGGATTGGGGCTTTCCGCCCATCTCTTGAGCTCCAGGGGGTTCGATGTAACCGCTATCGCCCCTTCTCCCGAACTCATCGAATATGCCGTTCGACGATACGGAACCCTGGGTGCGGATTACAGGGTCCTCGATTATTTTGATACCGATGCCGCCGTATTTGAGGAAGGGATGTATGATGCGCTCTTCTTTCAGGAGAGCCTGCAGTATCTTCATCCGCTCCATGAGGCGATGCGAAAGGCACGGTATCTGTTAAAAGAGAAGGGCCTGATCGTCATCGGTGACGAGGTCTGTTACGATCAAACGATCCAGTCTGAAACCGCGGTGCACATGGCCCGGGATATCTATGCCGCCCTTTCAGAACACGGATTTCGGGTCATGGAAAACGATGCGCTGGGCAGGCGGGTGTTGCCTACATGCGAGATCGCCGTGAACCGGTTAGAAACCCGGATCGATGAGATTGTCTCTGTTCTTGACGATCCGGATGCGGAAGACAAGCTGCATTTTTTTCTTGAGGGGTGGCGAAAACAGGCCTCCTGGTATGAGAGCGGCCGATTCGGCTACGAGATTTTTGCGGGCAAGAAGGACCCGTTTTCTATCCGTCCATATGCGGAAGGGGATGAACATACGATTCTCCCCCTGTTCAATGAGACATTCAAGACAGAGCGAACTCTTGATCACTGGTACTGGAAATTCAGAGACAATCCCTATGGATCTCACAGGATATGCGTGGGTGTTTCCCCGGAAGGGGAGATTGTGTCTCAATATGCAGGATATCCTCTCCCCTTCTGTTCCACCCTGGAGGGGGATGGATTCCCCCGGTCTTTTTTGACGGTCCATGCGGGGGATACGTTTACCCATCCCCGGGTGAGACGGATCGGACTGGGGAAGACGGGGCTCCTGGCCAGGACCACGTTCTATTATTATGCAAAATTTCTTGAGGGAGCGGTTCCTTTTGCCTTTGGTTTCAACACCGCAACCATCAAGAAGTTGGGTGACCGCTATCTCGGTTACCGGTTTGGAGCTCCGGTTGTTTTGTGGAAAAAAGGGCTTTCTTCAGAGGCAAATGAACGGCCCGGTTTTCTCAAGACGATCTTCTCCGGATTAAGGGTGGAGGAGGTCCATTCGATCGGCCCTGAATGGGATGATTTCTTTGCCCGGGTCAGCCCCACCTATGAGTTCCTGGTCAAAAGGGATGCCGCCTACCTTCAATGGCGATATGTGGACTGCCCTGATAAGCGCTACCGAATCTTCGCCGTACGGAAGAGGGGGACCCTGGTGGGGTGGAGTGTATTCGAGGCAAGGGGCGCAAGACTTATCTGGGGCGATGCCCTATTCGCCAGCCGTTTTCTCGAATCCGTCTCCTTGCTCTTGCGGCACGTTCTGACGGCCTATCCTGAGCCTATGGAGACCGTCGAGGCCTGGTTTTCCCGAAATCCGAAGTGGTGGTGCGACCATCTTCAATCGATCGGTTTCGAAGCCGTACCGGAGCCGGACGGTCTGACCCTCTGTTACCGGACATTCCGGAACCCGATGTTGGATGACACTGCAGTGACAAAGAGACTTGCGGATCATTTCTATTATACCCGGGGGGACAGTGATCTTTTTTAGTCCGCAGATTTCACAGAGGGTCCGGAATATCCTATTCTGAAAAGGTTGATGAGAATGCTCACAGAAGATGCATTGATTCCGTTTCATTCTACCGATCCGACGGGGAGGAAGGTCCTGGTCCTGGCCCCCCATCCCGATGACGAGACCTTCGGGTGCGGAGGTACGTTGGCCCTCCATGCAACGGCCGGTGATCCTGTGAAGGTCGTTTTTCTCACCAATGGGGACCAAGGCGACAGTTCGGGAAAATATGAGAAGGATGAATACATTACCCTGCGGCAGAATGAGGCGAAGGAGGCCTGCACCCGCCTCGGCATAATTGACCTGGAATTCTGGCCCTACGGCGACAGGTCCCTGGCCGGTTCCCGGGGGGCGTTGCGGCGGATGATCGATCTGCTTGAAGATTTCCGACCCCGGATCGTCTATGCGCCCTCTCCGCTGGAGTTTCATCCGGATCATCGGGCGGCATGCTTTCTGCTCTGCGACGCCCTTCACAGCTATACGCCCGACCTTGATGTGGCTTTTTGTGAAATCGGCCAGCCTGTCCGGGTCAACCGCCTGGTGGACATCACCGGCGTGTCGCAGCAAAAGCGCCGGGCAATAGACGCCTATGTGAGCCAGCTCAGAGAACGGCCATACGGCGAGATCAGTCTTGCCCTGGATCGATACAGAAGCCTGACGCTGGGGGAGGACGTGACGTATGCCGAGGGGTTCTCCGTATGGGGGGCGGACATCATCCGAAAAATCGGGCCTTATGGGATCCCTCTTCAGCAGGCGGCAAGACTCCTGCCGGGCCCGGGGGAGGGAGGGCCTCTGGTTTCGGTGATTGTTCGAACCAAGGATCGCCCGGTCCTCCTGGCGAACGCCCTTAAATCTATTGCCGAACAGACCTATGCCAATCTGGAGATCGTGGTGGTCAACGACGGGGGAGAGGATGTAAGGGACGTGGTAAATACGGTGGCCGGGGGTATCCCGGCCCATTATATCGCCCATGAAACGTGCAAGGGAAGGGCGGCTGCGGCCAACGCGGGGCTGTATGCCGCAAAGGGCCTTTACCTCAATTTTTTGGATGACGATGATCTGCTTTATCCGGACCATATTGAGACGCTTGTCCGCCGACTTCAATCCGATAGAGAACACATCGCCTATACAAGCGTGCTGAGCGCTTATTTTAACGGACCTCCGGAATACCCTGAAAACTGCGCCAGAAGGGTCGTCGACCATGACATCGACTTCGACCCGGAGCGATTGCTCTTTCAAAACTATATCCCCATTATGAGCGTTTTGTTTCATCGGGATGTCCTTCAGAAGGTGGAAGGCTTTGATCACCGGCTGGACCTGTTTGAGGACTGGGATTTTTGGATCAGGGCCTCGCGGCATTTCCGCTTTCATCACATCGACAAAATAACCGCCGAATACCGGTTTTATGACTCAGAAACCACGGACGCCGCACACCACAAGAAATACGCCTTTGCTCAGGCCCAGGCGGAAATTTTCGACCGGGTGACCCCTTTCTTGACAGGGAAAATTTGGACAAACCTGTTGAACAGCGACTTTCTGGATGAACTCAGGCGCGGCCGGAAGGGCGTAAAATTAAACAGCCGATATGAACATGGTGAAACTCTCCTCAATGACGACGAAAAGAGACTGCAAAGGGCCGAGACCCTGATAACGGAATTGAGAAGGAAAGATGAGGAGAACCAGAGACGGCTTCAGGAGATACTTTCCTCCAGGGGATGGCTGTGGCTGGACCGGTTCAGAAGAATGAAACGCAAGCTGACCGGCGGGGTTTAAGTGGAGGCAGACCGTTGGCAGCCGATTCTGAAACGGCACTGTCCAACCGGTTCGAAAATGGATTTTTGAAATTTGTTCCATACCCACCTTGATTGATGCAGTATTGTCAGTCTTACACCATTCAAAAACGGGAAATGTGGGGAATATCATGCCGCAAAACCTATGATGTTGCGTATAGCTGCCTTTCCACAAAGGTTAAGCCCTCAGAGAGCGTTGGCTCGTTGCGCTTTACTTCTTTTGATGTGGCTTTGGAGAAAAAGCCCCCGTATTCTCTGCCATATTTTGAAAGGGCTGGAGGCACCTTTAGCGGCCTGGCTGTCTCAGGGGTGGAAAGGGGGCGGGTGAAGAAATGAAATCAGCCCGGAACCGATAATGAATTGGGTCAACTGCTTTGCTTTTCTGGCGCTTAAGATGTGTGGATCCGGGCTGCTTCTAACGGTTTCGTGTCTGATTTTGTTTGGGTTGCCCCCCGCCTACGCCAACCCATCTTCGTCAGTCAGGGT includes these proteins:
- a CDS encoding ABC transporter ATP-binding protein, with product MEKISAAVDAQHLTKEYRVYRKPFDRLKEALRRRACHDLVAALTDVSFQVVPGGTLGIIGENGAGKSTLLKILAGTVRPTSGKLTRRGRLAALLELGSGFHPEFSGRQNIYLNAALLGLEEREIREKEDAIIEFSELGDVIDRPVKTYSSGMYLRLGFSIATSVDPEILIVDEALAVGDQRFQQKCVDRMATFRKSNKTIIFCSHSMYLVNELCADSIWLYNGRVRGYGKTSHVVSEYLAYMEDTGEMHPPPVNGGPRESASRPDVVIEEIRLLDDEGKPFEQIEQFQALIFQVRTRCIGPPIRGHVSIGFETMEGQRIFATTTKLCGLRPVEFTGERIIELVIPSIPVVGGIYRARARVGDEHAMTVIHELNSEPFQIESDRPEVGMVWMKHLWRFPGPSI
- a CDS encoding glycosyltransferase family 2 protein, whose amino-acid sequence is MRTLAITVNYKSSDLTQQAVQSVLDAESMGPVRVVVVDNSEDREEAEKLQRCLPPGVVLLASPENIGFGRACNLAFEQFEGDQVLLLNPDARLLPGCLRHLQQLLSSSPRVGAVSPQIFWDDALNFYLPRSIPTALFEFQEAFSSLNPQAPINRFLSAAWRYSCIRVWQSRHPVRVSNLSGGHVLLKREAVIRAGGLFDPGFFLYFEDTDLFVRLRKRGYLLLVEPRAKVVHYVDQCGEDRAWKQQMMVRSRARLLEKHASGFSRCAGKTAGRLGLGLRGRSKGVPPPNFTAPFVLNVPPSLQKKWLFEVSPHPNFVPSAGRFGKGPRMVFPQKQWNLMAPGQYFGRLGSPAGFGKRFLTVSWFVDSGISRP
- a CDS encoding GNAT family N-acetyltransferase; this encodes MKNDPLIFNLPAPFNYYRLISDSDHLHFGLWPEETPEMISVEEALENMFDRLVSCLPEPPARILDVGCGLGLSAHLLSSRGFDVTAIAPSPELIEYAVRRYGTLGADYRVLDYFDTDAAVFEEGMYDALFFQESLQYLHPLHEAMRKARYLLKEKGLIVIGDEVCYDQTIQSETAVHMARDIYAALSEHGFRVMENDALGRRVLPTCEIAVNRLETRIDEIVSVLDDPDAEDKLHFFLEGWRKQASWYESGRFGYEIFAGKKDPFSIRPYAEGDEHTILPLFNETFKTERTLDHWYWKFRDNPYGSHRICVGVSPEGEIVSQYAGYPLPFCSTLEGDGFPRSFLTVHAGDTFTHPRVRRIGLGKTGLLARTTFYYYAKFLEGAVPFAFGFNTATIKKLGDRYLGYRFGAPVVLWKKGLSSEANERPGFLKTIFSGLRVEEVHSIGPEWDDFFARVSPTYEFLVKRDAAYLQWRYVDCPDKRYRIFAVRKRGTLVGWSVFEARGARLIWGDALFASRFLESVSLLLRHVLTAYPEPMETVEAWFSRNPKWWCDHLQSIGFEAVPEPDGLTLCYRTFRNPMLDDTAVTKRLADHFYYTRGDSDLF
- a CDS encoding PIG-L family deacetylase; this encodes MLTEDALIPFHSTDPTGRKVLVLAPHPDDETFGCGGTLALHATAGDPVKVVFLTNGDQGDSSGKYEKDEYITLRQNEAKEACTRLGIIDLEFWPYGDRSLAGSRGALRRMIDLLEDFRPRIVYAPSPLEFHPDHRAACFLLCDALHSYTPDLDVAFCEIGQPVRVNRLVDITGVSQQKRRAIDAYVSQLRERPYGEISLALDRYRSLTLGEDVTYAEGFSVWGADIIRKIGPYGIPLQQAARLLPGPGEGGPLVSVIVRTKDRPVLLANALKSIAEQTYANLEIVVVNDGGEDVRDVVNTVAGGIPAHYIAHETCKGRAAAANAGLYAAKGLYLNFLDDDDLLYPDHIETLVRRLQSDREHIAYTSVLSAYFNGPPEYPENCARRVVDHDIDFDPERLLFQNYIPIMSVLFHRDVLQKVEGFDHRLDLFEDWDFWIRASRHFRFHHIDKITAEYRFYDSETTDAAHHKKYAFAQAQAEIFDRVTPFLTGKIWTNLLNSDFLDELRRGRKGVKLNSRYEHGETLLNDDEKRLQRAETLITELRRKDEENQRRLQEILSSRGWLWLDRFRRMKRKLTGGV